The sequence GATAAGACGCACCACCTTCTCCAGTGGCAGCCCGTATGGGATTTCCCCGAGACCATCGCCCGTACCGCGGAATGGTACCTGGCCGAACAACGTGGAGAAGTTCCCTCCATTCTTTGTGACAAGCAGATCGAGTCCTACCAGACCGCGGCCGCCGAGGCTGGCTTGTGCTGGGCTGTCTGAGATTCCTTTCATTCCTCCAACCCGTGAATAAATCCCACTCGTGCCGCAGTTGCGGCTCATCCCATCTGAGAAGGTTCCTGGACTTGGGCAACCAACCGCTTGCGAACAATCTGCCGCGTCCTGATGACGCGTTGGATCGCGAACCCCGCTTCCCTCTTCGGGTTGCCGTTTGCGAGAGCTGCCGATTGGTTCAGATCGAGGATACAGTGCCCCCCGTCACCTTGTTTGGTGAATACCTTTACTTTTCCTCCTTTTCGGACGCGATGGTCAGGCATGCGGCCGAAGCGGTTGTCGTCCATACCGGCAGCTGCAATCTTGGTGTGGATAGCTTCGTCGTCGAGATCGCCAGCAACGATGGATATCTCCTGAAAAATTTTGTCTCCGCGGGCATTCCCTGCCTGGGCGTGGAACCTGCTGCGAATATCGCGGAAGTCGCGGTGGCCTCAGGGGTTCCAACCTTGTGCGAATTCTTCGGCGTTGCCACGTCGGCCAAGGTGGTCGCGGAATACGGGCAGGCGGATCTGATTCTGGGCAACAATGTCTTTGCCCATGCTCCCGACATCAACGACTTCATCGGAGGAATGGCCGGCCTGTTGAAATCCGGTGGCCGGATCGTGTTGGAGTTTCCTTATTTGGGGAACTTCATCGACAATATCGAGTTCGACACCGTTTATCACGAGCATGTGTTTTATTTCTCGGTTCTTGCGCTCGCTCCCGCTTTCGCGCGCCATGGGCTCGAGATCTTCGATGTCACGCTTCTGGACATTCACGGTGGTTCGCTCCGCCTTTCGGTCGGCCATGCTGGCGTGCATGAGAAGACCGTGGCGCTTCAGGAACTGGTTGGACAAGAGAAGGCGGCGGGCATGGATGCTGACTACTACTACGATAGTTTCTCCAAGCAGGTCGAACACCTGAGAACCCAACTCGTGGAGCTTGTCGGGGAACTCAAGGAGGCGGGGCATAGCCTCGCGGCCTACGGGGCTTCAGCAAAGGGCAGCACGCTCCTGAACTTCTTCGGGATTGGGCAAGGCACGCTCGATTTCGTGGCGGACCGCAGCACCTACAAGCAAGGTCGGCTCACGCCCGGCACTCATCTCCCCATCGTTCCACCGGAAGCCCTGTTGGAGCGCATGCCGGATTACACGCTTCTGTTGACTTGGAATTTCGCGAAGGAAATCCTTCTTCAACAGGACGCTTATCGGAAGGCTGGTGGCAAGTTCATCATCCCGCTTCCCGAACCCACGATCGTTTGATCTCCATGGAGATTGTAGCGGGCAAACTCCCGGGCGTTCACGTCATCGACGCTCCCAAAAGGGGAGATGAACGGGGTTATCTTGTGCGCACCTACTGCGAGGATCATTTCCGGAATGCCGGGCTGAACACCCATTGGGTCCAATGCAGCCTCACTCATACTGCCCGCGAGGGCACTCTCAGGGGCATGCATTTCCAGACCTCTCCATTCGGGGAAATCAAATTAATCCGCTGTGTCAGCGGTAGTGTCTGGGATTGCGTGGTGGACCTCCGCCCGACATCGCCCTGCTTCGGACAGTGGGAAGCATACGAGCTCAGCGAGGCAAACGAGCGGTCACTGTATGTTCCGGAAGGAGTCGCGCACGGGTTCTATTCACTCACGGATGATGTCCGGATGCTCTATCAGATGTCAGCTCCTTATTCGCCGGAGCATGCCAGTGGAGTGAGGTGGGACGATGC comes from Luteolibacter sp. LG18 and encodes:
- the rfbC gene encoding dTDP-4-dehydrorhamnose 3,5-epimerase codes for the protein MEIVAGKLPGVHVIDAPKRGDERGYLVRTYCEDHFRNAGLNTHWVQCSLTHTAREGTLRGMHFQTSPFGEIKLIRCVSGSVWDCVVDLRPTSPCFGQWEAYELSEANERSLYVPEGVAHGFYSLTDDVRMLYQMSAPYSPEHASGVRWDDAELSIDWPRPPRLVSEKDLALPWFQKR
- a CDS encoding class I SAM-dependent methyltransferase; translation: MNKSHSCRSCGSSHLRRFLDLGNQPLANNLPRPDDALDREPRFPLRVAVCESCRLVQIEDTVPPVTLFGEYLYFSSFSDAMVRHAAEAVVVHTGSCNLGVDSFVVEIASNDGYLLKNFVSAGIPCLGVEPAANIAEVAVASGVPTLCEFFGVATSAKVVAEYGQADLILGNNVFAHAPDINDFIGGMAGLLKSGGRIVLEFPYLGNFIDNIEFDTVYHEHVFYFSVLALAPAFARHGLEIFDVTLLDIHGGSLRLSVGHAGVHEKTVALQELVGQEKAAGMDADYYYDSFSKQVEHLRTQLVELVGELKEAGHSLAAYGASAKGSTLLNFFGIGQGTLDFVADRSTYKQGRLTPGTHLPIVPPEALLERMPDYTLLLTWNFAKEILLQQDAYRKAGGKFIIPLPEPTIV